The following proteins come from a genomic window of Plasmodium vivax chromosome 3, whole genome shotgun sequence:
- a CDS encoding hypothetical protein, conserved (encoded by transcript PVX_000705A), producing MGGGGETDELRRKDEEILKLRKLAAIFKSECKKLKEENDALKRGGGAEGTTAPKGAEGTNPPAAGEQLKNEYAKRLAVEKSYKKLKNFTLMLEEKMTQMKSESKKRHTEMEEKLKGCQNELSLSHSEREQLRKTIQEKETTVERLRSKMEQFTSYLKEQKGMTDMAESSLNQAVEYKMQIKKLKEHLEGVKKTEEITAKERQQYRSMIMLCSQYKQKCKQLPLLESKIEILESKIKELEVFKIRDNERAESISQLRKSLINEQVEKEKMNEQLNEWLNFAKLYIDMNAIDVESLKRSMQQMQEKYSRVNSTKTDLELRYREVAAEMEMLRQTLEDKRLEVKIVANRNRQLERMCEFAKREAAKGEAAKGEAAKGEAAKREAAKRGEVGKEDSREDSATVEDPQRENPLAECKAKCDFLLADNEQKEKLIEQLGERVRKYQSEFEQVCLKLRSVETASDELQLYQKEILILKEEIQNYKNRVVSLEGDLMRLKSERSDDKQTYEAVIHDLREAVRKAQFDSKMSASAGSSSNQGGAPPEVKKQQKEEDTDVCSTLNALYSHLENLSSVDEVELVTLRNENLYLKSKLEVVKIFYANQIKSYREAFLYILGWDIQIEQSDQDIFFILTSLFSTHDGKFVFIKSNGAKEKRSLGLQEKEERPAKRGKRQGGEADSQGGVTPQEGVAPVEGPSQESGNQAAPNEADSNKAASNEEATPPREGLTSDPASPTPLDVSQASFENTNVARSSIVKGCKYSLLLHGHYGLKWSDNEEWKNHISNVSTYPVLLSLSCIEEFNSIKAQYGASMGRNSRGMLFKL from the coding sequence ATGGGCGGGGGAGGCGAAACGGACGAGCTGAGGAGGAAGgatgaagaaattttaaagctTAGGAAACTGGCCGCCATCTTCAAAAGTGAGTGCAAAAAGTTGAAGGAGGAGAATGACGCGCTGAAGAGGGGCGGAGGCGCAGAAGGAACCACCGCCCCCAAAGGAGCAGAAGGAACGAACCCCCCCGCTGCGGGAGAGCAGCTAAAGAACGAATACGCCAAAAGGCTAGCGGTAGAAAAGAGCTACAAAAAGTTGAAGAACTTCACCCTCATgctggaggaaaaaatgactcAAATGAAAagtgaaagtaaaaaaaggcacaccgAAATGGAGGAGAAGCTGAAGGGGTGTCAGAACGAATTGTCCTTATCCCACAGTGAAAGAGAGCAGTTAAGGAAGACCATTCAGGAGAAAGAAACAACCGTGGAGAGGTTAAGAAGCAAGATGGAGCAATTTACCTCCTACCTaaaggagcaaaaagggATGACAGACATGGCAGAAAGTAGCCTCAACCAAGCAGTAGAGTACAAaatgcaaattaaaaaattgaaagaacATCTggagggggtaaaaaaaacggaggaaATTACAGCCAAGGAAAGGCAGCAGTACAGAAGCATGATCATGCTCTGCTCCCAGTACAAGCAGAAGTGCAAGCAGCTACCCCTTCTGGAAAGCAAAATAGAAATTCtggaaagcaaaattaaaGAGTTGGAAGTGTTCAAAATAAGAGATAATGAAAGAGCGGAGAGTATCTCCCAGCTTAGAAAAAGCCTCATAAATGAGCAGgtcgaaaaggagaaaatgaatGAGCAACTTAATGAGTGGCTAaactttgcaaaattgtacaTAGATATGAATGCCATCGATGTGGAAAGTTTGAAGCGGTCCATGCAACAGATGCAGGAGAAGTACTCCCGAGTGAATTCTACCAAAACGGACTTGGAGCTCCGCTACAGGGAGGTTGCTGCTGAGATGGAAATGCTAAGGCAAACTCTCGAGGATAAGAGGTTGGAAGTTAAAATTGTGGCCAATAGGAATAGGCAGCTGGAGAGGATGTGCgagtttgcaaaaagggaagcggcaaaaggggaagcggcaaaaggggaagcggcaaaaggggaagcggcaaaaagggaagcggcgaaaaggggggaggttGGCAAAGAAGACAGCAGAGAAGACAGCGCGACTGTGGAGGACCCCCAGAGGGAGAACCCCCTCGCGGAGTGCAAGGCCAAATGTGACTTCCTCCTGGCGGACAAcgagcagaaggagaagctcaTAGAGCAGCTCGGCGAACGGGTGAGGAAATACCAAAGCGAGTTCGAGCAGGTGTGTCTGAAGCTGAGGAGCGTAGAGACCGCCTCGGACGAGTTGCAACTCTACCAGAAGGAAATTCTAATTCTAAAGgaggaaatacaaaattacaaaaatagaGTCGTCTCTTTGGAAGGAGACCTGATGCGTTTGAAGAGTGAACGAAGTGATGATAAACAGACGTACGAAGCAGTCATCCACGATTTGAGGGAGGCCGTTAGGAAGGCCCAATTCGACAGCAAAATGAGTGCCTCTGCAGGGAGTTCTTCCAACCAggggggagccccccccgaggtgaagaagcaacaGAAGGAAGAGGACACCGATGTTTGTAGCACCCTCAACGCGCTGTACAGCCATCTGGAGAATCTCTCCTCTGTAGACGAAGTCGAGTTAGTAACCCTGCGGAATGAAAACTTATATTTAAAGTCCAAGCTAGAGgtggtaaaaattttttatgccaaTCAGATTAAGAGCTATAGGGAGGCCTTCCTGTACATTTTGGGGTGGGACATTCAAATAGAGCAGAGTGACCAAGacatcttcttcatcttgaCGTCTCTGTTTTCCACCCACGATGGGAAGTTTGTCTTCATAAAGAGCAACGGGGCTAAGGAGAAGCGCTCCCTCGGGTTgcaagaaaaggaggagagaCCCGCcaagcgggggaagcggcaggggggggaggcggacTCCCAAGGAGGGGTGACCCCCCAAGAGGGGGTTGCCCCCGTGGAGGGGCCTTCCCAGGAGAGCGGTAACCAGGCCGCCCCTAATGAGGCGGATTCTAATAAGGCCGCCTCTAATGAGGAGGCGACACCCCCCCGCGAAGGGCTAACCAGCGATCCGGCTTCACCCACCCCCCTGGACGTGTCCCAGGCCAGCTTCGAAAACACGAACGTGGCCCGCTCCTCCATCGTGAAAGGCTGCAAGTACAGCCTGCTGCTGCACGGCCACTACGGCCTCAAGTGGAGCGACAACGAGGAATGGAAGAACCACATCAGCAACGTTAGCACCTACCCCGTCCTCCTCTCCCTGTCCTGCATCGAGGAGTTTAACAGCATCAAGGCGCAGTACGGCGCCAGCATGGGCAGGAACTCCCGGGGCATGCTCTTCAAGCTGTAG
- a CDS encoding hypothetical protein, conserved (encoded by transcript PVX_000700A), with the protein MHKRKASAPVLGDRPSDSKRRCERGTEGDASFWRKAKSEGCQTVDDALLKCKGGTAGLLEGLRFGETKELATRLGVPPVEDIPVEDNPVENIPVEGGSLCGAASKGHPQSNSHRSYPPAERLTSAQLSILEKGEHEEGKEERNEEAPGGEANFERMNDVGDPLCGGMPHEGGERGDVKQVGMAHFEMASGFITKGNADQLEERIAECPSSDLPQGERSPNEGDDDVGEEEASDDDHHDDGEEVFRDGKMAASASGGKPFEEDQPELRRNPSGYPPLLSTLSDELLCCTSNGSDETNKRSGTHEWLALPKGKEGESPLCRSSQVDVNHHGDVPSDEEKTFCETLTSDGTSSKRVYHFRRSKDNIHIYTPGGGTYLTIEDHGEETPESVTSEQSSGTLQCGSGQLKVTVKREVNPGERLRDPLFVNTQRASFLRSTDQSNHTDSQTGVRTHEVMNSFESAQMNGKSLFADGPAGTTPHEERKYACVGSLHPRRRSAPGRTRKRKLTPMTKKKVKAEKKKKKKIPGRIYKVIVRGKECWRAEWFVQRGFQEMSCNATAKVMPKMKTETGSGSDQVSRPYGGEHPPLRSHNHGNENSFVKKSKQFSVSVYGPENARLFALFELIKYNSVPDGLREEANVCICNIKKNLMVQGGSADKSRSGHFLPLMLAGWDDAYSPALFRKIQGDMVRTWGQFTDGGGSDVHMACSGIHSGSCEEPPRAAPRFDGHSFPRKGNPAGGFDQVDRRGGDFASLGGDAPSYAPSRRNDQPTLMSNHPNRLPNCSGHADNPSAHHQNNLVHSINAYNLHSRHMAHTFAANKPSMASLHKSFNSSDYAYRPHGEELVKLQNGFSFGQLNEQTSGINRNWALRVNHPGYHYNYARGDDKMNGMASCASLQGYPNGYANSHEDVRGAPENPTADLAIFGSYFHSDGNAVNCKMEKSAPAFGPKMSNGGGSAFDQFGGGAAHLKG; encoded by the coding sequence ATGCACAAGCGGAAGGCGAGCGCCCCCGTCTTAGGGGACCGGCCCAGTGACTCAAAGCGCAGATGTGAAAGAGGCACCGAGGGTGATGCTTCCTTTTGGAGGAAAGCAAAATCGGAAGGATGTCAAACGGTGGACGAcgctttattaaaatgtaaaggaGGGACGGCAGGACTGTTAGAGGGTTTGAGATTTGGGGAGACAAAGGAGCTGGCAACTCGGCTGGGGGTCCCCCCGGTTGAGGACATCCCAGTTGAGGACAACCCGGTGGAGAATATCCCAGTTGAAGGGGGCAGTCTTTGTGGAGCCGCTTCGAAGGGGCACCCACAGAGCAACTCCCACAGGTCCTACCCCCCAGCGGAGAGACTCACAAGTGCGCAACTCTCCATTTTAGAGAAGGGTGAGCATGAGGAAGGTAAAGAGGAACGAAACGAGGAAgcaccagggggggaagcaaatttTGAGCGGATGAACGATGTGGGTGACCCCCTGTGCGGTGGGATGCCCCACGAAGGAGGCGAACGGGGTGATGTGAAACAGGTAGGTATGGCACATTTCGAAATGGCAAGTGGATTCATCACGAAGGGGAATGCGGACCAGCTGGAGGAGCGCATAGCGGAGTGCCCCTCGTCAGATCTGCCACAGGGAGAACGCTCCCCAAATGAAGGGGACGACGATGTaggcgaagaagaagcttCTGATGATGATCATCATGATGATGGTGAGGAAGTTTTCCGAGACGGCAAAATGGCCGCCTCCGCCAGTGGGGGAAAACCCTTCGAGGAGGACCAACCAGAGCTGAGGAGAAACCCAAGCGGctacccccccctgctgtcTACCCTAAGCGACGAGTTGCTGTGCTGCACTTCCAATGGTAGCGACGAAACGAACAAGCGAAGTGGCACCCATGAATGGTTAGCCCtgccaaaggggaaggaagggGAAAGTCCCCTTTGTAGAAGCAGCCAGGTAGACGTGAACCATCATGGGGACGTCCCCTCTGATGAGGAGAAGACGTTCTGCGAAACTCTAACCAGTGATGGGACCTCCTCCAAACGTGTTTACCATTTTAGGAGAAGCAAagataatatacatatatacacaccaGGGGGAGGGACCTACTTAACCATCGAGGACCACGGAGAGGAGACCCCCGAGTCAGTGACGAGTGAACAGTCAAGTGGGACACTCCAGTGTGGAAGTGGCCAACTGAAGGTTACAGTTAAGCGGGAGGTTAACCCTGGGGAACGACTGAGGGACCCCCTTTTCGTAAACACCCAACGTGCCTCCTTCCTGCGAAGCACTGACCAGAGTAACCACACGGATAGCCAAACAGGTGTTAGAACGCACGAAGTGATGAACTCATTTGAAAGTGCACAGATGAATGGCAAGTCTCTTTTTGCAGATGGACCAGCGGGTACAACTCCCCATGAGGAGCGCAAATATGCATGTGTAGGGAGTCTCCACCCAAGAAGACGAAGCGCACCGGGGAGGACACGCAAGAGAAAACTTACGCCAATGACCaagaagaaggtgaaggcggaaaaaaaaaaaaaaaaaaaaatcccggGGAGAATTTACAAAGTTATTGTACGGGGGAAGGAGTGCTGGAGGGCCGAATGGTTTGTTCAAAGGGGCTTCCAAGAAATGAGTTGCAACGCCACCGCAAAGGTGATGCCGAAGATGAAGACTGAAACGGGCAGTGGAAGCGACCAGGTGAGCCGCCCCTACGGAGGGGagcacccccccctgcgcagtcACAACCACGGGAATGAAAACTCATTCGTTAAAAAGAGTAAGCAGTTTTCCGTCTCGGTGTATGGCCCTGAAAACGCGAGGCTGTTCGCCCTGTTCGAGCTGATCAAATACAACTCCGTGCCGGATGGCTTGAGAGAGGAAGCCAATGTGTGCATCTGCAacattaagaaaaatttgatgGTGCAGGGGGGGTCCGCCGACAAATCGCGCAGCGGCCACTTCCTGCCTCTTATGCTTGCCGGTTGGGACGATGCCTACTCACCTGCCTTGTTCAGAAAAATCCAGGGAGATATGGTGCGCACCTGGGGCCAGTTTACCGACGGGGGGGGTAGCGACGTACACATGGCGTGCAGCGGCATACACAGCGGTAGCTGCGAGGAGCCCCCGCGAGCTGCGCCCCGCTTCGATGGACACAGTTTTCCTCGCAAAGGGAACCCCGCGGGGGGGTTCGATCAGGTGGATAGGCGCGGCGGGGACTTCGCTAGCCTGGGGGGAGACGCACCAAGCTACGCGCCGAGCCGCAGAAATGATCAGCCTACCCTGATGAGTAACCACCCCAACCGCCTACCCAACTGCAGCGGCCACGCGGACAACCCCTCCGCACACCACCAGAACAACCTTGTCCACAGCATCAACGCGTATAACCTGCACTCGAGGCACATGGCCCACACGTTCGCGGCGAACAAACCGTCCATGGCAAGCCTGCACAAGAGCTTCAACAGTAGCGATTATGCCTATCGGCCCCACGGAGAGGAACTCGTTAAGCTACAAAATGGTTTCTCATTCGGACAGTTGAACGAACAGACAAGTGGGATTAACAGAAACTGGGCCCTGCGCGTCAACCATCCTGGGTACCATTACAATTACGCACGGGGGGACGACAAGATGAACGGCATGGCTAGCTGTGCGTCTCTCCAAGGCTACCCAAATGGGTATGCCAACAGCCATGAGGATGTGAGAGGCGCTCCGGAAAACCCGACCGCTGACTTGGCCATCTTTGGCAGCTATTTTCACTCCGATGGGAATGCGGttaattgcaaaatggaaaagagtGCCCCCGCCTTTGGGCCAAAGATGTCGAATGGGGGCGGCAGCGCGTTTGACCAGTTCGGCGGGGGGGCTGCACATTTGAAGGGTtga